In a single window of the Nocardioides sp. L-11A genome:
- a CDS encoding SDR family oxidoreductase codes for MRVAVVGGHGQIARLLHPLLVAAGHRPVALVRREEQRPALEAVGAEVRLLDIENDDVHAFARAFAGCDAVVFSAGGGPDGNARRKQTVDLEGSLKSAAAAPVAGISRFVQISAIDVDRPVAPDTGEVWAAYVAAKRDADAALRAGSLDWTILRPGRLTDDPATGRVALGPDVARGDVTRADVAAVVAAVLVRAETTGHQWNLVGGDVAVAEAITTALNA; via the coding sequence ATGCGCGTCGCCGTCGTCGGAGGTCACGGACAGATCGCCCGCCTGCTGCACCCGCTCCTGGTGGCGGCCGGGCACCGGCCGGTGGCGCTGGTGCGCCGCGAGGAGCAGCGACCGGCGCTCGAGGCGGTGGGCGCCGAGGTCCGGCTGCTCGACATCGAGAACGACGACGTCCATGCCTTCGCACGGGCCTTCGCGGGCTGCGACGCCGTCGTGTTCAGCGCCGGCGGCGGCCCCGACGGGAACGCCCGGCGCAAGCAGACGGTCGACCTCGAGGGCTCGCTGAAGTCGGCCGCGGCCGCGCCCGTCGCCGGCATCAGTCGCTTCGTCCAGATCTCCGCGATCGACGTCGACCGCCCGGTCGCGCCGGACACGGGCGAGGTGTGGGCGGCGTACGTCGCCGCGAAGCGCGATGCCGACGCCGCCCTGCGGGCCGGCTCCCTGGACTGGACGATCCTGCGTCCCGGCCGGCTCACCGACGATCCCGCGACCGGCCGCGTCGCACTCGGCCCTGACGTCGCGCGCGGTGACGTGACCCGCGCCGACGTCGCCGCCGTGGTGGCCGCAGTGCTCGTCCGGGCCGAGACCACCGGGCACCAGTGGAACCTCGTCGGCGGCGACGTAGCGGTCGCCGAGGCGATCACCACGGCGCTGAACGCCTGA
- a CDS encoding trypsin-like serine protease, producing MRTRLLTLAVAALAGLGLVLPASSAVASTGGTVDGDTHPNVGLIAFYDAEGRFRCSATLVSPTVLVTAAHCTSGTLGKTLVTFESVVAEAPPSPLPVAADPAAGYTEEELADAGYLSGTAYTHPEYSDFTDLSNWNDVGVIVLDAPVTTIAPALLAPVGTADAIRQPRRTIFRAVGYGTEVRRAETGPQKPTPMSYPIIRRYVDMPGQKITPQIIQTNGNEKDPFGTGGTCFGDSGGSLWLGDAVVAVTSYGYTENCRYLDGYQRIDIPVVADWLADFLD from the coding sequence ATGCGCACTCGTCTCCTGACCCTGGCCGTCGCCGCCCTGGCCGGTCTCGGACTCGTCCTACCGGCCTCGTCGGCGGTCGCCAGCACCGGCGGCACCGTGGATGGCGACACCCATCCGAATGTGGGCCTGATCGCGTTCTACGACGCCGAAGGCCGGTTCCGCTGCTCGGCCACTCTGGTCAGCCCGACCGTCCTGGTCACCGCCGCCCACTGCACCTCCGGGACGCTGGGCAAGACCCTGGTGACCTTCGAGAGCGTGGTCGCCGAGGCGCCGCCGTCGCCGCTGCCGGTGGCCGCGGACCCGGCGGCGGGCTACACCGAGGAGGAGCTCGCCGACGCGGGCTACCTGTCCGGCACGGCGTACACCCACCCGGAGTACAGCGACTTCACCGACCTGTCGAACTGGAACGACGTCGGGGTGATCGTCCTCGACGCGCCGGTCACGACCATCGCGCCCGCCCTGCTCGCGCCGGTCGGGACGGCCGACGCGATCCGGCAGCCGCGCCGGACGATCTTCCGGGCCGTCGGCTACGGCACCGAGGTGCGTCGGGCCGAGACCGGTCCGCAGAAGCCCACTCCGATGAGCTACCCGATCATCCGGCGCTACGTCGACATGCCGGGGCAGAAGATCACGCCGCAGATCATCCAGACCAACGGCAACGAGAAGGACCCCTTCGGCACCGGCGGCACCTGCTTCGGCGACTCGGGCGGCTCGCTGTGGCTCGGCGACGCGGTCGTCGCCGTGACCTCCTACGGCTACACGGAGAACTGCCGCTACCTCGACGGCTACCAGCGCATCGACATCCCCGTGGTGGCGGACTGGCTGGCCGACTTCCTGGACTGA
- a CDS encoding amidohydrolase family protein, translated as MTDEAPEAPEVRAFWETLGLPGLLDLHTHFLPPNIERAVWAVFDSAGPKIGRPWPIRYRGPMEERIAQLRAFGVRHFPTHPYAHKPGVATYLNDWSRTFATTVPEVLWSATFYPEPEAARYVADLVADGVRIFKIHLQVGEFVADDPALDPVWGVLEDAGTPVTVHAGSGPVGNEYTGPDSVARLLRRHPRLRLLIAHMGAPEYEDFLELAERYENVHLDTTMVFTDFFDRAAAYPAHLLPRLVDLQAKVLLGSDFPTIPYPYVTQLEGLARLGLGDDWLRDVCWHNAARLLGEAPARS; from the coding sequence GTGACTGACGAGGCACCCGAGGCCCCCGAGGTCCGCGCGTTCTGGGAGACCCTCGGCCTGCCCGGCCTGCTCGACCTCCACACCCACTTCCTGCCGCCCAATATCGAGCGTGCCGTCTGGGCGGTGTTCGACTCGGCGGGGCCGAAGATCGGGCGGCCCTGGCCGATCCGCTACCGCGGCCCGATGGAGGAGCGGATCGCCCAGTTGCGCGCCTTCGGCGTCCGCCACTTCCCGACCCACCCCTACGCCCACAAGCCGGGCGTGGCGACGTACCTCAACGACTGGTCGCGCACCTTCGCCACCACCGTGCCCGAGGTGCTGTGGTCGGCCACCTTCTACCCGGAGCCCGAGGCGGCGCGGTACGTCGCGGACCTGGTCGCGGACGGCGTCCGGATCTTCAAGATCCACCTCCAGGTGGGCGAGTTCGTCGCCGACGACCCGGCCCTCGACCCGGTCTGGGGCGTCCTCGAGGACGCCGGGACGCCGGTCACCGTGCACGCCGGCTCGGGTCCGGTCGGCAACGAGTACACCGGCCCGGACTCCGTCGCCCGTCTGCTGCGTCGCCACCCGCGACTGCGCCTGCTCATCGCGCACATGGGGGCACCGGAGTACGAGGACTTCCTCGAGCTCGCCGAGCGCTACGAGAACGTCCACCTCGACACCACGATGGTGTTCACCGACTTCTTCGATCGGGCCGCGGCCTACCCGGCCCACCTGCTCCCACGGCTCGTGGACCTCCAGGCCAAGGTGCTGCTCGGCTCGGACTTCCCGACGATCCCGTACCCGTACGTCACGCAGCTCGAGGGACTGGCCCGCCTGGGCCTCGGCGACGACTGGCTCCGCGACGTGTGCTGGCACAACGCCGCCCGGCTGCTCGGTGAGGCCCCGGCGCGTTCTTGA
- the smpB gene encoding SsrA-binding protein SmpB codes for MAKSTGKSGAKQEDASGRRLVASNKKARHDYHIEDTFEAGLVLQGTEVKSLRLGRASLVDGFVDIERGEAWLHGVHIPEYAQGTWTNHAARRKRKLLLNRAEIDKIERKVSEKGHTVVPLSLYFVKGRAKVEIGLAKGKKSWDKRQAIAERTADREKQEAVGRRLKGMRD; via the coding sequence ATGGCCAAGTCGACGGGGAAGTCCGGTGCGAAGCAGGAGGACGCGAGCGGGCGCAGGCTCGTCGCGTCCAACAAGAAGGCGCGCCACGACTACCACATCGAGGACACCTTCGAGGCCGGCCTGGTGCTCCAGGGCACCGAGGTGAAGTCGCTGCGGCTCGGCCGGGCCAGCCTGGTCGACGGCTTCGTCGACATCGAGCGCGGCGAGGCCTGGCTGCACGGCGTCCACATCCCGGAGTACGCCCAGGGCACGTGGACCAACCACGCCGCGCGGCGCAAGCGCAAGCTGCTCCTCAACCGGGCCGAGATCGACAAGATCGAGCGCAAGGTCAGCGAGAAGGGGCACACCGTGGTCCCGTTGTCGCTGTACTTCGTCAAGGGGCGCGCCAAGGTCGAGATCGGACTGGCCAAGGGCAAGAAGTCGTGGGACAAGCGCCAGGCCATCGCCGAGCGCACCGCCGACCGCGAGAAGCAGGAGGCCGTCGGCCGCCGTCTCAAGGGCATGCGTGACTGA
- a CDS encoding peptidoglycan DD-metalloendopeptidase family protein, protein MRFFPSAPWLRRALPDLRDRLPVWAHPQWLVTAVAVVIAVAGLAVPLAHADDGDDLKDKQNAVKGEIASVKGSIHEASQQVAKIAKQLEKAEARLGDARTHLASVRADLATAQAAAATLATQLTEAQGRLSDARAALAQARAEVAVQRVASRDTLIGIAQQGDARLALLAAYAEAGTIEDVLMGETANELVVGRQNDALVQLKAAEDAMNQQRTEVRVARDQVADAKQAADDNVTTISGLVDEAAATESEVAGLVTHTEGVRAAVVAAREADRKALRRLEKREARIRQKIIELAQKQGGSYDGDTAGLLARPGPGPVTSPFGYRIHPIYGYWGLHNGTDFGTGCGAALRAGEAGTVIDAYYDEVYGNRLYLAIGKVNGADIVLVYNHMSKYAVSKGAKVTRGQVVGYSGATGWSTGCHLHFIVMRNGDPVDPMPYL, encoded by the coding sequence GTGCGCTTCTTCCCCAGCGCCCCGTGGCTGCGCCGTGCCCTGCCCGATCTGCGCGACAGGCTGCCCGTGTGGGCCCACCCCCAGTGGCTGGTGACCGCGGTCGCCGTCGTGATCGCCGTCGCCGGACTGGCCGTCCCGCTGGCCCATGCCGACGACGGCGACGACCTCAAGGACAAGCAGAACGCCGTCAAGGGCGAGATCGCCAGCGTCAAGGGCAGCATCCACGAGGCCAGCCAGCAGGTCGCGAAGATCGCCAAGCAGCTGGAGAAGGCCGAGGCGCGGCTCGGTGACGCGCGGACCCACCTGGCCTCGGTGCGTGCCGACCTCGCGACCGCCCAGGCCGCGGCGGCCACGCTCGCCACCCAGCTCACCGAGGCGCAGGGCCGGCTGTCCGACGCCCGGGCGGCGCTGGCGCAGGCGCGCGCCGAGGTCGCCGTCCAGCGCGTCGCCAGCCGGGACACGCTGATCGGGATCGCCCAGCAGGGCGATGCGCGCCTGGCCCTCCTGGCGGCGTACGCCGAGGCCGGCACGATCGAGGACGTGCTGATGGGGGAGACGGCCAACGAGCTGGTCGTCGGCCGTCAGAACGACGCCCTGGTCCAGCTGAAGGCCGCCGAGGACGCGATGAACCAGCAGCGGACCGAGGTGCGCGTCGCGCGCGACCAGGTCGCCGACGCCAAGCAGGCCGCGGACGACAACGTCACGACCATCTCCGGACTGGTCGACGAGGCGGCCGCGACGGAGTCCGAGGTCGCCGGGCTGGTCACCCACACCGAGGGCGTGCGCGCGGCGGTCGTCGCCGCCCGCGAGGCCGACCGCAAGGCGCTGCGGCGCCTCGAGAAGCGCGAGGCGAGGATCCGCCAGAAGATCATCGAGCTGGCCCAGAAGCAGGGCGGCAGCTACGACGGCGACACCGCGGGCCTGCTCGCCCGTCCCGGCCCCGGGCCGGTCACCTCGCCCTTCGGCTACCGCATCCACCCGATCTACGGCTACTGGGGCCTGCACAACGGCACCGACTTCGGCACCGGCTGCGGGGCCGCGCTGCGCGCGGGCGAGGCCGGCACCGTGATCGACGCCTACTACGACGAGGTCTACGGCAACCGGCTCTACCTGGCGATCGGCAAGGTGAACGGCGCCGACATCGTGCTGGTCTACAACCACATGAGCAAGTACGCCGTCAGCAAGGGCGCGAAGGTCACCCGCGGCCAGGTCGTGGGCTACTCCGGGGCGACCGGCTGGTCCACGGGCTGCCACCTGCACTTCATCGTGATGCGCAACGGCGATCCGGTCGACCCGATGCCGTACCTCTGA
- the ftsX gene encoding permease-like cell division protein FtsX, with protein sequence MQLRYVFTELRTGLRRNLSMHLAVILTLFVSLSLAGIGILVQREATVARDSLGDELKILVNLCTDDDPSHSPNCASGEVTADQRQRIEKEIDDSDEVASSAFQSKEEGYERAYEQARRNNTQAAFEGPDPVVTVERWPAAYWVTLKTPERADGIISALEGLDGVSVIKDQRKALGQIFGIMTVLKYGSWIGAGFLLFAALLQVTNTIRLAALARRREIAIMRLVGASTLYIALPFLLEALVAAVVGVALAAGVLAAFQHWGVEKALSDHVQFLPWVDWGDYTQALIGLFPPGIVILGPALTLIPTLLLTRKYVKV encoded by the coding sequence ATGCAGCTGCGCTACGTCTTCACCGAGCTCCGCACCGGCCTGCGTCGCAACCTGTCGATGCACCTCGCCGTGATCCTCACCCTCTTCGTCTCCCTGTCCCTGGCCGGCATCGGCATCCTCGTCCAGCGCGAGGCCACCGTCGCCCGCGACAGCCTGGGCGACGAGCTCAAGATCCTCGTCAACCTCTGCACCGACGACGACCCCTCCCACAGTCCCAACTGCGCCAGCGGCGAGGTCACCGCGGACCAGCGGCAGCGGATCGAGAAGGAGATCGACGACAGCGACGAGGTGGCCTCCTCCGCCTTCCAGTCGAAGGAGGAGGGCTACGAGCGGGCCTACGAGCAGGCCCGGCGCAACAACACCCAGGCCGCCTTCGAGGGGCCCGACCCGGTGGTGACCGTCGAGCGGTGGCCGGCGGCGTACTGGGTGACGCTCAAGACGCCGGAGCGCGCCGACGGCATCATCAGCGCGCTCGAGGGGCTCGACGGCGTCTCGGTCATCAAGGACCAGCGCAAGGCGCTGGGCCAGATCTTCGGCATCATGACGGTGCTCAAGTACGGCTCGTGGATCGGTGCCGGCTTCCTGCTGTTCGCGGCGCTGCTCCAGGTCACCAACACGATCCGGCTGGCGGCGCTGGCCCGGCGGCGCGAGATCGCGATCATGCGCCTGGTGGGGGCCTCGACGCTCTACATCGCGCTGCCCTTCCTCCTGGAGGCCCTGGTCGCGGCCGTCGTCGGCGTCGCGCTGGCTGCCGGCGTCCTGGCGGCCTTCCAGCACTGGGGCGTGGAGAAGGCGCTCTCCGACCACGTGCAGTTCCTGCCCTGGGTCGACTGGGGCGACTACACCCAGGCACTGATCGGGCTCTTCCCGCCCGGCATCGTGATCCTCGGCCCCGCGCTCACGCTGATCCCGACACTCCTGCTGACCCGCAAATACGTCAAAGTCTGA
- the ftsE gene encoding cell division ATP-binding protein FtsE — MIRFEKVTKRYPGPGRPALDQVTLDIDKGEFVYLVGTSGSGKSTALRLVLRELRPTTGRVHVAGKEINRMAGWKVPRLRRQIGTVFQDFRLLPNKTVTENVAFAQQVIGKSRREIGKVVPETLELVGLKDKGDRMPDELSGGEQQRVAIARAFVNRPMILIADEPTGNLDPATSAGIMNLLGDINQTGTTVVMATHDHGIVDQFTKRVIELDHGKVVRDEASGSYGFQH; from the coding sequence GTGATTCGCTTCGAGAAGGTCACCAAGCGCTATCCCGGTCCCGGCCGGCCGGCGCTCGACCAGGTCACCCTCGACATCGACAAGGGCGAGTTCGTCTATCTCGTCGGCACGTCGGGATCCGGCAAGTCGACCGCGCTGCGCCTGGTCCTGCGCGAGCTGCGTCCCACGACGGGCCGGGTGCACGTCGCCGGCAAGGAGATCAACCGGATGGCCGGCTGGAAGGTGCCGCGGCTGCGGCGCCAGATCGGCACCGTGTTCCAGGACTTCCGGCTGCTGCCCAACAAGACCGTGACCGAGAACGTCGCCTTCGCCCAGCAGGTGATCGGGAAGTCTCGCCGCGAGATCGGCAAGGTGGTCCCCGAGACGCTCGAGCTGGTCGGTCTCAAGGACAAGGGCGACCGGATGCCCGACGAGCTGTCCGGCGGCGAGCAGCAGCGGGTCGCCATCGCCCGCGCGTTCGTCAACCGGCCGATGATCCTCATCGCCGACGAGCCGACCGGCAACCTCGACCCGGCCACGTCCGCCGGGATCATGAACCTCCTCGGTGACATCAACCAGACCGGTACGACGGTCGTGATGGCCACCCACGACCACGGCATCGTCGACCAGTTCACCAAGCGGGTGATCGAGCTCGACCACGGCAAGGTCGTGCGCGACGAGGCGTCCGGCAGCTACGGCTTCCAGCACTGA
- a CDS encoding zinc-dependent metalloprotease family protein yields MQHLLRAGTGLAGLALAAGALTLPAAAAEPGPGVPGLTAAEQHLLATDPAVDVAADGTLFAVDSWEPPAEEITTAADHAPGPAAAEALADAALTDTFALHSRPGAARTIYLDFDGGGLLGSNSWLLQGLTSLLFGGWSLDGSPFFSDGEQSIIREVWARVAEDYAPWDVDVTTQEPPPGALWRGAVSDPTYGARVAFTNDSTVQAQLCSGGCGGIAWIGTFDAVTAGETRSPAWVFPSSLGHRAKNMAEAASHEAGHTLGLSHDGVGSSGYYGGTPLWGPLMGSPYSSAITQWSKGDYTGANNRQDDLAVIRSHGLPYRTDEAGSTPATAAALSTLPGNRGVISSPADSDWYALTECTGTLSATATPATLGPNLDVVLELRDADGGLLAANAPPTTRTPMGTINGMGASLTVPLSEGPYYLAVSGGGSGSGGTGAWGSGGYDAYGSLGSYQLLMAGCAGGTGVPVPPPTEIPLDPSGATEPGPGAGSAGQPTSRPGTPHAPAVRKGVRGGRPSIGVTWTPPAAGGGAITGYVIKAFRVDGRGRVLTRRRSAVLPGTLTGTELVVPRKGRWSVRIKARNDLGWGRFSARSSAARAR; encoded by the coding sequence ATGCAGCATCTCCTGCGCGCGGGGACCGGCCTCGCCGGCCTGGCCCTCGCAGCGGGGGCACTGACGCTCCCCGCGGCTGCCGCGGAGCCCGGCCCGGGCGTCCCCGGGCTGACCGCGGCCGAGCAGCACCTGCTCGCCACGGATCCCGCCGTCGACGTCGCGGCCGACGGCACCCTGTTCGCCGTCGACTCCTGGGAGCCGCCGGCCGAGGAGATCACCACCGCTGCCGACCACGCTCCCGGTCCGGCCGCAGCGGAGGCGCTCGCGGACGCCGCGCTCACCGACACCTTCGCGCTGCACAGCCGCCCCGGGGCCGCGCGCACGATCTACCTCGACTTCGACGGCGGCGGGCTGCTGGGCTCCAACTCCTGGCTGCTGCAGGGACTCACCAGCCTCCTCTTCGGCGGCTGGTCGCTGGACGGCTCGCCCTTCTTCTCCGACGGCGAGCAGTCGATCATCCGCGAGGTCTGGGCCCGGGTGGCCGAGGACTACGCCCCCTGGGACGTCGACGTCACGACCCAGGAGCCGCCCCCGGGAGCGTTGTGGCGCGGCGCGGTCAGCGACCCGACGTACGGCGCCCGGGTGGCCTTCACCAACGACAGCACGGTCCAGGCCCAGCTGTGCAGCGGCGGGTGCGGGGGCATCGCCTGGATCGGCACCTTCGACGCGGTCACTGCGGGCGAGACCCGCAGCCCGGCCTGGGTGTTCCCGAGCTCGCTGGGCCACCGGGCGAAGAACATGGCCGAGGCCGCGTCCCACGAGGCCGGGCACACGCTCGGCCTGTCGCACGACGGCGTCGGGAGCAGCGGCTACTACGGCGGCACCCCGCTGTGGGGGCCGCTGATGGGCAGCCCCTACTCCTCGGCGATCACGCAGTGGTCGAAGGGCGACTACACCGGGGCCAACAACCGCCAGGACGACCTGGCGGTGATCCGGTCGCACGGGCTGCCGTACCGCACCGACGAGGCGGGGAGCACCCCCGCGACCGCGGCCGCCCTGAGCACGCTGCCCGGCAACCGCGGTGTGATCTCGAGCCCCGCCGACAGCGACTGGTACGCCCTGACCGAGTGCACCGGCACGCTCAGTGCCACCGCGACCCCCGCGACGCTCGGGCCCAACCTCGACGTCGTCCTCGAGCTGCGCGACGCCGACGGCGGCCTGCTGGCCGCCAACGCCCCACCCACCACCCGCACGCCGATGGGCACCATCAACGGGATGGGCGCCTCGCTCACCGTCCCGCTCAGCGAGGGTCCCTACTATCTGGCGGTCTCGGGCGGCGGCTCCGGCTCGGGCGGCACCGGCGCCTGGGGCAGCGGCGGGTACGACGCCTACGGCAGCCTCGGGTCCTACCAGCTCCTGATGGCGGGCTGCGCGGGCGGCACCGGCGTACCGGTGCCGCCGCCCACCGAGATCCCGCTGGACCCGTCGGGGGCCACCGAACCGGGGCCCGGCGCCGGCAGCGCCGGGCAGCCGACGTCGCGACCGGGGACGCCGCATGCCCCGGCCGTGCGCAAGGGCGTGCGCGGCGGCCGGCCGAGCATCGGGGTCACCTGGACCCCGCCGGCGGCGGGCGGTGGCGCCATCACGGGCTATGTGATCAAGGCGTTCCGGGTCGACGGCCGCGGGCGGGTGCTGACCCGCCGCAGGTCCGCGGTGCTGCCCGGCACCCTGACCGGCACCGAGCTGGTCGTGCCCCGCAAAGGCCGCTGGTCGGTGCGGATCAAGGCGCGCAACGACCTCGGCTGGGGCCGGTTCAGCGCCCGCTCCTCGGCGGCGAGGGCGCGCTGA
- a CDS encoding cutinase family protein, translating to MRTLRTLAVGVLLASIGAVFPLAQPASAASCAGTYTIVVGGAGDNNSMVFHGNVSQRVGYPAEPTGWGARQGTNELNRLVRNQRAQCPGQHVKMMGYSLGAAVVHTWVTENWTTFGNVNAVLIADPKRQGGPRGNGVSGEWFTYFVGAPLSGVDRFFGNIPVVSICTNDYVCDTQAPSGVPGYIWGGNHGAYSFNVDDYSNTGHGQWFDGVFMPW from the coding sequence ATGCGAACCCTGCGAACACTCGCCGTCGGCGTGCTCCTGGCGTCGATCGGTGCCGTCTTTCCCCTGGCGCAGCCGGCGTCGGCCGCGTCGTGCGCCGGGACCTACACGATCGTCGTCGGCGGCGCCGGCGACAACAACTCGATGGTCTTCCACGGCAACGTCAGCCAACGGGTCGGCTATCCCGCCGAACCGACCGGATGGGGCGCTCGGCAGGGCACCAACGAGCTCAACCGTCTGGTCCGCAACCAGCGGGCCCAGTGCCCGGGGCAGCACGTGAAGATGATGGGGTACTCGCTGGGTGCGGCGGTCGTCCACACCTGGGTCACGGAGAACTGGACGACCTTCGGCAACGTCAACGCGGTGCTGATCGCCGACCCGAAGCGCCAGGGCGGTCCGCGCGGCAACGGCGTCTCGGGGGAGTGGTTCACCTACTTCGTGGGAGCCCCGCTCTCGGGAGTCGACCGCTTCTTCGGCAACATCCCGGTGGTGTCGATCTGCACCAACGACTACGTCTGCGACACCCAGGCGCCGTCCGGCGTGCCGGGATACATCTGGGGCGGCAACCACGGTGCCTACTCGTTCAACGTGGATGACTACTCGAACACCGGCCACGGACAGTGGTTCGACGGAGTGTTCATGCCCTGGTGA
- the prfB gene encoding peptide chain release factor 2: MAGPDFDSEIKQLTATMHTIEQVLDLPRMEGEIADLGVQVAAPDLWDDQANATRVTGRLSSLQGQVERFRGLQQRIDDLAVLAELAADEGDEDTLAEAEAELGKIKQAVEGLEVRTLLSGEYDEREAIVTIRSGAGGVDAADFAEMLMRMYTRWAERNKFPVEVYDVSYAEEAGIKSAEFAIHAPYAYGTLSVEVGTHRLVRISPFDNQGRRQTSFAAVEVVPQLEQTDEIEVDENDIRTDVFRSGGPGGQSVNTTDSAVRLTHIPTGIVVSCQNEKSQLQNKAAAMIVLKAKLLAKKKAEEAALKKDLKGDVAASWGDQMRNYVLNPYQIVKDLRTGYETGNPQPVFDGEIDGFLEAGIRWRRGAEQADAS; encoded by the coding sequence GTGGCGGGCCCCGACTTCGACTCCGAGATCAAGCAGCTGACTGCGACGATGCACACCATCGAGCAGGTCCTCGACCTGCCCCGGATGGAGGGGGAGATCGCCGACCTCGGGGTCCAGGTCGCCGCGCCCGACCTGTGGGACGACCAGGCCAACGCGACCCGGGTCACCGGGCGGCTCTCGTCGCTCCAGGGACAGGTGGAGCGCTTCCGCGGACTCCAGCAGCGCATCGACGACCTCGCGGTCCTCGCCGAGCTCGCCGCCGACGAGGGCGACGAGGACACCCTCGCCGAGGCCGAGGCGGAGCTGGGGAAGATCAAGCAGGCGGTCGAGGGGCTCGAGGTCCGCACCCTGCTCTCCGGCGAGTACGACGAGCGCGAGGCGATCGTCACGATCCGCTCCGGCGCCGGCGGCGTCGACGCGGCGGACTTCGCCGAGATGCTGATGCGGATGTACACCCGCTGGGCCGAGCGCAACAAGTTCCCCGTCGAGGTCTACGACGTGTCCTACGCCGAGGAGGCCGGCATCAAGTCGGCCGAGTTCGCGATCCACGCGCCCTACGCCTACGGCACCCTCTCCGTCGAGGTCGGCACCCACCGGCTGGTCCGGATCAGCCCCTTCGACAACCAGGGCCGCCGGCAGACCTCCTTCGCCGCGGTCGAGGTCGTGCCCCAGCTCGAGCAGACCGACGAGATCGAGGTCGACGAGAACGACATCCGCACCGACGTCTTCCGCTCGGGTGGTCCGGGCGGCCAGTCGGTCAACACCACCGACTCCGCGGTGCGTCTCACCCACATCCCCACCGGCATCGTCGTCTCCTGCCAGAACGAGAAGTCGCAGCTGCAGAACAAGGCCGCCGCGATGATCGTCCTCAAGGCCAAGCTCCTCGCCAAGAAGAAGGCCGAGGAGGCCGCGCTCAAGAAGGACCTCAAGGGCGACGTCGCCGCCAGCTGGGGCGACCAGATGCGCAACTACGTCCTCAACCCGTACCAGATCGTCAAGGACCTGCGCACCGGCTACGAGACGGGCAACCCCCAGCCGGTCTTCGACGGTGAGATCGACGGCTTCCTCGAGGCCGGGATCCGCTGGCGCCGCGGCGCCGAGCAGGCCGACGCGAGCTGA